In a genomic window of Nocardia fluminea:
- a CDS encoding IucA/IucC family protein: MRLPRRDVLLRIRIRRTSRIGAHRFLGPVEHRHSGQWRPVDWQTLARYAHDELALHNGVANDEFLAQIASSHATLTTTLESVPDVGDLDYLPSERSLIFGHRFHPTPKARTGSPEQWARYSPETGADFGLRMLAVRTHLVAEESNDQAASAALDDLGPTVPVGYRLLPAHPWQYEMMRTRPAVQAALDRGDIIDLGVGTKQFAATASVRTVYDGTIFLKFSLNVRITNCLRKNAWYELTGAVTLDRILAPIFEQLHTRFPGSAMLREPAYRSLALPATDGGPDRELLEGFGVIVREGLPGRLRPGVTALLAAAVADEYPTGPAHISRLLPDQHADQALRWWDAYLDLLVAPILAAFFEFGVVLEPHLQNVLIGVDGAGLPVQVLFRDLEGTKLVADQHEAVLATLLPEVGQRMTYDAHRGWDRVVYCLLVNNIADMLAALADLHPALETVLWERVRDTVSGYSASAGHPPRLAALLAGVPLPAKANLLTRWERKPDRDAGYVRLPSPLTSPPLSEYGTSALAELTR, encoded by the coding sequence TTGCGGCTACCGCGTCGGGATGTGCTGTTGCGCATCCGGATACGCCGGACCTCACGCATCGGCGCGCACCGCTTCCTCGGCCCGGTCGAGCATCGACACAGCGGACAGTGGAGGCCGGTCGACTGGCAGACCCTCGCCCGCTATGCCCACGATGAGCTCGCACTGCACAACGGTGTGGCCAACGACGAGTTCCTCGCCCAGATCGCCTCCAGCCATGCGACGCTGACCACTACCCTCGAATCGGTGCCCGATGTCGGCGACCTCGACTACCTCCCCTCTGAGCGGTCCCTGATATTCGGCCACCGCTTCCATCCCACGCCGAAGGCCCGCACAGGATCGCCCGAGCAATGGGCCAGGTACTCCCCCGAGACGGGCGCCGACTTCGGGCTGCGCATGCTCGCCGTGCGCACCCATCTCGTCGCCGAGGAAAGCAATGACCAGGCGGCGTCGGCCGCACTCGACGATCTCGGTCCGACCGTTCCCGTCGGGTATCGGCTGCTGCCCGCCCACCCCTGGCAGTACGAGATGATGCGCACCCGGCCCGCCGTGCAGGCCGCCCTCGATCGCGGCGACATCATCGACTTGGGGGTCGGGACAAAACAATTCGCCGCTACCGCGTCCGTACGCACCGTCTACGACGGCACGATATTCCTCAAGTTCAGTCTCAATGTTCGGATCACCAACTGCCTGCGGAAGAACGCGTGGTACGAGCTGACCGGCGCGGTCACCCTCGACCGGATCCTGGCACCGATCTTCGAGCAGCTGCACACCCGCTTCCCCGGCAGCGCGATGCTGCGTGAACCCGCGTACCGCAGCCTGGCCCTGCCTGCAACGGACGGTGGCCCGGATCGCGAACTGCTGGAAGGATTCGGCGTGATCGTGCGCGAGGGACTGCCGGGCCGGTTACGCCCCGGTGTCACCGCGTTGCTCGCCGCCGCCGTCGCCGACGAATATCCGACGGGCCCGGCACACATCTCCCGGCTGCTGCCCGATCAGCATGCGGACCAGGCGCTGCGCTGGTGGGACGCCTATCTGGACCTGCTGGTCGCCCCGATTCTCGCCGCGTTCTTCGAGTTCGGCGTGGTGCTCGAACCGCACCTGCAGAACGTGCTGATCGGCGTAGACGGCGCCGGACTACCTGTGCAGGTACTGTTCCGGGATCTCGAGGGCACCAAGCTCGTCGCCGACCAGCACGAGGCGGTGCTGGCCACCCTGCTGCCCGAGGTCGGTCAGCGGATGACCTACGACGCGCACCGCGGCTGGGACCGTGTTGTCTACTGCCTGCTCGTCAACAACATCGCCGACATGCTGGCCGCGCTCGCCGACCTGCATCCCGCACTCGAAACCGTTCTCTGGGAACGGGTGCGCGACACGGTATCCGGCTACTCCGCGTCAGCCGGTCACCCACCTCGCCTCGCCGCGCTGCTGGCCGGAGTTCCGCTGCCCGCCAAGGCGAATCTACTCACCCGATGGGAGCGCAAACCCGATCGCGACGCCGGATACGTCCGACTCCCCTCCCCGCTGACGAGCCCACCGCTGTCCGAATACGGAACCAGCGCCCTGGCGGAGCTGACCCGGTGA